A window of Euwallacea fornicatus isolate EFF26 chromosome 13, ASM4011564v1, whole genome shotgun sequence contains these coding sequences:
- the LOC136342812 gene encoding uncharacterized protein yields MKFHRWFYCCKICSCKDEEKTDNILQETPPPTVLQSPPILTQPLPRSSTNTEISTRPKISTIYEGTRTSSESFKSCFSYGKTSNSGEDIQNQNVTTRNSKAQIPSISAAVDSHRTLKTTVSSPKFETWDPSIPKLSATESTLNHSPPHRGSPTIAIQPPNILKPQLQDIPIILTPKVSLESQHKSSSKSLTEKNEQRKEETFIHSKFSFLDMSKKIFETSNPFPKLRVADSPTYLPLSVPLKPEPTSASTTLKPTLPYLYTSTTSVNTSDPFPKLRSLDVAVHSVPVVPIAPEALYSTTLKSELSLVDTSITIVKPSVSLPKCPFGHPSTSLKTVTPLDSRTESPPPLLLSASSLLLQTSHPFIRSSPNEDLLTDLLRSLQKHHLPTLPKANAYQLESLNLKSENFVENVLFRNRKFRSYYEIKAMKRIWNPYLMLHYQLNERKYGDKFTNRFMYHGTSLVAANEIFKYNFNWRMVKEYNFGKGTYFANNPYYASHYGKRNADPRLKDYVMIVAKVLIEKGEIQRGFPHVLPPPGHSTNSDSKQEFIKFDDCVFYPEFLVLYRPL; encoded by the exons ATGAAGTTCCATAGGTGGTTTTATTGCTGCAAAATATGTTCTTGTAAAGATGAAGAAAAAACCGACAATATCCTTCAGGAAACACCACCTCCTACAGTGCTACAATCACCCCCTATATTGACACAACCCCTCCCTAGG TCTTCGACCAATACGGAGATTAGTACTAGACCAAAAATATCGACAATTTATGAAGGTACCAGAACT AGCTCAGAGAGCTTTAAAAGTTGCTTTTCTTATGGGAAGACAAGCAATTCAGGAGAAGACATTCAAAATCAGAATGTAACTACTAGAAACTCGAAAGCCCAAATTCCATCGATATCTGCGGCTGTAGATTCTCATAGGACCTTAAAAACCACAGTTTCTTCACCGAAATTTGAAACATGGGATCCATCTATTCCCAAGCTTTCGGCTACTGAATCAACTTTGAATCACTCTCCTCCCCATCGAGGCAGTCCAACGATCGCCATCCAGCCGCCAAATATTCTAAAACCTCAACTTCAAGATATTCCCATAATTTTGACTCCAAAGGTTTCATTAGAGTCTCAACACAAAAGTAGTTCAAAATCCTTGacggaaaaaaatgaacagaGAAAGGAAGAAACGTTCATccattcgaaattttcattcctggatatgtcaaaaaaaatatttgaaacttcAAATCCATTTCCAAAACTTCGAGTTGCAGATTCTCCAACGTATTTGCCATTATCTGTTCCACTGAAACCAGAACCCACAAGTGCGTCTACAACCTTAAAGCCCACACTCCCATATTTGTATACCTCGACAACAAGTGTCAATACTTCAGATCCATTTCCTAAACTTCGAAGTCTTGATGTTGCCGTACATTCGGTTCCAGTGGTTCCTATAGCACCTGAGGCCTTATATTCAACGACCCTAAAATCTGAACTTTCACTTGTAGACACTTCAATAACAATTGTTAAACCTTCGGTTTCATTACCAAAGTGTCCATTTGGTCATCCTAGTACGTCCTTAAAAACCGTGACTCCTTTGGACAGTCGCACTGAATCACCACCACCTCTATTATTATCAGCCTCATCTCTACTGCTTCAAACCTCCCACCCGTTCATACGTAGCTCACCAAACGAAGATCTGCTCACAGACTTGTTGCGCAGCTTGCAAAAACATCACCTTCCCACCCTTCCCAAAGCCAATGCCTATCAGCTAGAATCACTAAAtctgaaaagtgaaaatttcgtcgaaaatGTCCTCTTTAG AAACCGAAAGTTTAGAAGTTACTACGAAATAAAAGCGATGAAACGCATCTGGAACCCGTACTTGATGCTCCACTACCAGCTCAATGAAAGGAAGTACGGAGATAAGTTTACGAACCGCTTTATGTACCATGGTACCAGCCTGGTCGCTGCGAATGAGATATTCAAATACAACTTCAACTGGAGAATGGTCAAGGAGTACAATTTTGGAAAAGGGACGTATTTCGCCAATAACCCCTATTACGCCAGTCACTACGg GAAAAGGAATGCAGATCCGAGGTTGAAAGACTACGTCATGATCGTGGCCAAGGTACTGATCGAAAAAGGGGAGATCCAGAGAGGTTTCCCACACGTGTTACCACCGCCAGGGCACTCCACTAACAGCGATAGCAAGCaggaatttatcaaatttgatgaTTGTGTTTTTTACCCGGAATTCCTGGTCTTGTATAGACCGCTTTAA